The proteins below come from a single Bacillus horti genomic window:
- the fliS gene encoding flagellar export chaperone FliS has protein sequence MTFSNPYQTYQQSSINTASPGELTLMLYNGCLKFLKATRQAIQDNNIEVKNTNIIKAQNIIRELMLTLDMDYEVSHSMYQLYDYMVNQLIQANIKNDLKILEEVENLVVEFRDTWKQVIQINRVQTHGTNVNQPNN, from the coding sequence TTGACTTTCTCAAATCCTTATCAAACATATCAACAAAGTTCAATTAATACGGCTTCTCCAGGTGAATTAACTTTAATGCTGTATAACGGCTGTCTAAAATTTTTAAAGGCAACAAGGCAGGCCATTCAAGATAATAATATTGAGGTTAAGAATACAAATATTATTAAAGCTCAGAACATAATTAGAGAATTAATGCTAACATTAGATATGGATTATGAAGTATCTCATAGTATGTATCAATTATATGATTATATGGTTAATCAACTTATACAAGCTAATATAAAAAACGATTTAAAAATTTTAGAAGAAGTTGAAAACCTAGTGGTTGAATTCAGGGATACCTGGAAGCAAGTTATTCAAATAAATAGAGTACAGACTCACGGAACAAACGTAAATCAACCAAATAATTAA
- a CDS encoding ArsR/SmtB family transcription factor, translating into MQAFDVLGDPVRRRILELLAEEEQRSGDIVDVIQNEFRITQAAVSQHLRVLRESRFAHVRIDGSRRIYSVAAKPLQEVDAWLGRFRVFWEPKLDALETEIARGKKERL; encoded by the coding sequence ATGCAGGCATTCGATGTACTTGGTGATCCGGTGCGCCGTCGCATCCTAGAGCTGCTCGCCGAAGAAGAGCAACGCTCCGGTGATATCGTGGACGTCATTCAGAATGAGTTTCGTATCACTCAAGCTGCCGTTTCGCAGCACCTTCGAGTACTGCGAGAAAGTCGCTTTGCTCATGTCCGCATCGACGGTTCTCGTCGCATTTATTCAGTTGCTGCTAAGCCACTACAGGAGGTAGATGCTTGGTTGGGTCGCTTCCGTGTCTTCTGGGAACCTAAGCTTGATGCGCTTGAAACGGAAATTGCCAGAGGGAAAAAAGAAAGACTTTAA
- a CDS encoding flagellin, with product MRINTNVIALNSHRNLSMNTFNTSKNTERLSSGLRINRAADDAAGLSISEVMRGQIRGLSQAQRNVQDGISFVQTAEGALNEVSAMLTRMKELNVQKENGTYSDEDIKNINAELDELGLQIDAIIENTTFNGIHIGGDDAADVKIVVDDIGTEIVIESFANEAAFTDLDSTNTRENIEAAIKQVAAERGTLGAKQNRLEYTSNNLGTTVENLQASESRIRDTDMALEMMGFTKNNILTQAATAMLAQANQLPQGVLQLIR from the coding sequence ATGAGAATTAATACAAACGTAATTGCCTTAAACTCTCATCGTAACCTATCGATGAACACATTTAACACAAGTAAGAACACAGAAAGACTATCTTCTGGATTGAGAATCAACCGTGCGGCAGATGATGCTGCAGGTCTATCCATCTCAGAAGTGATGAGAGGCCAAATTCGCGGTTTGTCACAAGCTCAACGTAACGTACAAGATGGTATTTCCTTTGTACAAACAGCAGAGGGTGCTTTGAATGAAGTAAGCGCTATGCTAACACGTATGAAAGAGTTAAATGTACAGAAAGAAAATGGTACTTACTCTGATGAAGATATTAAAAATATCAATGCGGAGTTAGATGAGCTTGGCCTACAAATTGATGCCATTATAGAAAATACTACCTTTAATGGAATTCATATTGGTGGAGACGATGCTGCAGATGTAAAAATTGTTGTTGATGATATTGGAACTGAAATTGTAATTGAGAGCTTCGCAAACGAAGCTGCTTTTACAGACTTAGACAGTACTAATACTCGTGAAAATATTGAAGCTGCTATCAAACAAGTTGCTGCAGAAAGAGGTACACTAGGTGCGAAGCAGAACCGTCTAGAGTATACATCAAACAACCTAGGAACTACGGTCGAAAATCTTCAAGCCTCTGAATCCCGTATCCGTGATACAGATATGGCGTTAGAGATGATGGGCTTCACGAAAAACAACATCTTAACTCAGGCTGCCACAGCGATGCTGGCGCAGGCTAATCAATTACCACAAGGTGTTCTACAGTTAATTAGATAA
- a CDS encoding DUF6470 family protein yields MMNIPQIRISQTFAQLSIQQEQGTLELEQPHADVQIKNTLPVMEMSRENGQLHIDQSEAWAAYGSENPIDWTKRLTNHIKNVVVPQAIARIAQDGDSLGDIARSRTSIADIARQNSMMTRELSAVGEGSSLNISMEYIPDNLNLSLREGLADIQVTPQKPSIQHKKGHFMISQAQYPSISIDWVGQSVDRAL; encoded by the coding sequence ATGATGAATATTCCTCAAATTAGGATATCGCAGACATTTGCCCAACTGTCTATTCAGCAGGAGCAAGGCACACTTGAACTTGAGCAGCCACATGCAGATGTTCAAATTAAAAACACATTACCTGTCATGGAAATGAGTAGAGAAAATGGGCAACTCCATATTGATCAGTCTGAAGCATGGGCTGCCTATGGATCAGAGAATCCCATAGATTGGACAAAACGGTTGACCAATCATATTAAAAACGTGGTAGTTCCCCAAGCGATTGCTAGGATAGCGCAGGATGGTGATTCTTTAGGAGATATTGCTCGTTCCAGAACTAGTATTGCGGATATTGCTAGACAAAACAGTATGATGACAAGAGAATTAAGTGCTGTCGGGGAAGGCTCGTCTTTAAATATTTCAATGGAGTATATTCCAGACAACCTTAATTTATCTTTACGCGAAGGATTAGCTGATATTCAAGTCACTCCACAAAAACCGTCTATCCAGCATAAAAAGGGTCATTTTATGATTTCACAGGCTCAATATCCTTCAATTTCTATTGATTGGGTTGGTCAGAGTGTTGACAGAGCATTGTAA
- a CDS encoding flagellar protein FlaG: MDSIRISGEASSPRVPLNKTAQSQIRGDKSIQQDQSQAQLPQNIGEMIKGANHFFKSTNTHVQFHLHEGLNTYYVEIRNSETNEVIKEVPPKKFLDIVEKLQELAGILIDERI; this comes from the coding sequence ATGGATTCTATTCGAATTTCTGGTGAAGCTAGTTCACCACGAGTTCCTTTAAACAAGACAGCTCAATCTCAAATAAGAGGAGATAAGTCTATACAACAAGATCAGTCACAGGCTCAGTTACCTCAAAATATCGGAGAAATGATTAAAGGAGCTAATCATTTTTTTAAGTCAACTAATACACATGTTCAGTTTCATCTTCATGAGGGATTAAATACGTATTACGTAGAAATTAGAAATTCAGAAACAAACGAAGTCATTAAGGAAGTACCACCTAAGAAATTTTTAGACATAGTGGAAAAGCTTCAAGAGTTAGCAGGTATATTAATTGATGAAAGAATCTAA
- the fliB gene encoding flagellin lysine-N-methylase, which yields MAKNLSQVKTLVPEYLEEFRCIGSDCEDTCCIGWSVGIDDKTYKKYKKSRDPELKELFKENLSRNRSNQSQQAYATIKMDETGACPFLNEEKLCRVQLKLGESFLSNTCNTFPRISNQVNSMYERSATLSCPEAARLALLNPQGISFKEIKENNPGNVMVSKKLNENFLLANNKLEKYFSEIRIFTIQVMKSRDYEIWERLLIIGLFLNEIQDQKDKDIDVHKIIDNYTDMVQKGIFKNVLDEFTADESIQLEMLARITDLRASIGIKSKRYAECVEEALKGIDFKENVDRKELTQTYKRVYQEFYTPFMKDKEFILENYLVNYMFKQLFPFDGRDIFENYVVLIIHYTLIKFNLVGMTGYYKDQMEEDHVIKLIQSFAKVIEHNRTFVATVFEALKKAGFNSLPHMAILIRNE from the coding sequence ATGGCGAAAAACTTATCACAGGTTAAAACACTTGTTCCTGAATATCTTGAGGAATTTAGATGTATAGGTTCAGACTGTGAAGATACATGTTGTATAGGTTGGTCCGTTGGGATTGATGATAAAACGTATAAGAAATACAAAAAATCGAGGGATCCCGAGTTAAAGGAGCTATTTAAAGAAAATTTATCTCGAAACCGCTCTAATCAGTCTCAACAGGCATATGCTACTATTAAAATGGATGAAACGGGAGCCTGTCCTTTTTTAAATGAGGAGAAGCTGTGTAGGGTACAATTGAAGTTAGGAGAGAGCTTTCTTTCTAACACCTGTAATACCTTCCCTAGGATTTCAAATCAGGTTAATTCGATGTATGAGAGATCAGCAACCTTATCTTGTCCTGAAGCTGCTAGATTAGCGCTTCTTAATCCTCAGGGGATATCTTTTAAGGAGATAAAAGAGAATAATCCTGGAAATGTTATGGTAAGTAAGAAGTTGAATGAGAACTTTCTTCTAGCTAACAATAAACTTGAGAAGTATTTTTCAGAGATTAGAATCTTTACCATTCAAGTTATGAAAAGTAGGGATTATGAGATTTGGGAGCGCTTGTTAATTATTGGGCTATTCTTAAATGAAATACAAGATCAAAAAGATAAAGATATTGATGTACACAAAATCATTGATAACTATACAGATATGGTCCAAAAAGGGATATTTAAAAATGTGTTAGACGAATTTACGGCTGATGAATCTATTCAACTAGAGATGCTTGCAAGAATTACAGATTTAAGAGCTTCTATTGGTATAAAGAGTAAGAGATATGCAGAGTGTGTGGAGGAAGCGTTAAAAGGTATAGATTTTAAGGAGAATGTTGATAGAAAAGAGCTGACACAGACATATAAGAGAGTTTATCAAGAGTTTTATACTCCATTTATGAAAGACAAGGAGTTTATCTTAGAAAACTATTTAGTTAACTATATGTTCAAGCAACTATTTCCTTTTGATGGAAGAGATATTTTTGAAAATTATGTAGTACTAATAATTCACTATACATTAATCAAGTTTAACCTGGTGGGGATGACTGGATATTATAAGGATCAGATGGAAGAGGATCATGTAATCAAATTAATCCAATCATTCGCTAAAGTAATTGAGCATAATAGGACATTCGTAGCAACAGTATTTGAAGCACTAAAGAAAGCTGGGTTCAACTCCTTGCCTCATATGGCTATTTTAATCAGGAACGAATAA
- the fliD gene encoding flagellar filament capping protein FliD: MRIGGMFSGMDTDTMVKQIMQAERAPLDRLFQKKQWTEWQQDAYRGINLSLATFNSAHSSLRLGSSFSAFKATSSNSSVVTATAQGNATPGSYTISNVQLARSAALNSENALSNLEGSRAKGTDTVLESGTQTFTITNQAGLTAEITVDENDTFQSLAQKINSAKDAEGNSLGLRASFDNTTSRFYISTREMGEGQGFSFEDTAFVRDMIFGGSSTLSAQGSDASFTYNGVEVTGQTSNTVRVNGVDFNLLQASGAEPITINVQGDPDKLVDQIKSFVEAYNELIGNLESLLIEPKYRDFAPLTDEQRRELSEREAELWDEKAMSGLLRSDSILRKVADNLRSAFTSPVEGIPSGEFSMLSQIGITTGSYEFGGKLFIDEDKLRSAISERPDEVTRLFTQTSEDRNIAEMGIGQRVYSQVNSAINELRERAGTPGSPNIDSSNIGERYKNMNDQINRWQDRLALIENRYWRQFTAMERALAQMESQNTWMMQNMFGGM, translated from the coding sequence ATGAGAATAGGTGGAATGTTTTCTGGGATGGATACAGATACAATGGTTAAGCAGATCATGCAGGCTGAAAGAGCTCCGCTTGATCGCTTATTTCAAAAAAAACAATGGACAGAATGGCAGCAAGATGCTTATCGTGGAATAAATCTTTCATTAGCAACGTTTAATAGTGCACATTCTTCTTTAAGGCTTGGATCTTCTTTTTCTGCATTTAAAGCAACTTCCTCAAATAGTAGTGTTGTTACTGCTACAGCTCAGGGAAATGCTACACCAGGATCGTATACAATATCTAATGTTCAATTAGCTAGAAGTGCAGCTCTGAATTCTGAAAATGCATTATCTAATCTAGAGGGCTCCCGTGCAAAGGGAACGGACACTGTTCTAGAATCTGGTACACAAACATTTACGATAACGAACCAAGCTGGTTTAACAGCAGAAATTACAGTGGACGAGAATGATACCTTTCAATCACTCGCTCAGAAGATAAACAGTGCGAAGGATGCTGAAGGTAACTCATTAGGTTTACGTGCTTCATTTGATAACACAACTTCACGATTTTATATATCAACAAGAGAAATGGGAGAGGGGCAAGGATTCTCATTTGAAGATACGGCCTTCGTCAGAGACATGATATTTGGTGGAAGCTCAACTCTTTCTGCACAGGGATCAGACGCATCCTTTACTTACAATGGTGTTGAAGTTACAGGCCAAACTTCTAATACGGTAAGAGTAAACGGAGTTGATTTTAATCTTTTACAGGCGTCTGGTGCAGAACCAATCACGATAAATGTTCAGGGTGATCCTGATAAGCTTGTTGATCAAATTAAGTCTTTTGTAGAAGCGTACAATGAACTTATTGGTAACCTAGAAAGTCTTTTAATCGAACCCAAATATAGAGATTTTGCACCACTAACGGATGAGCAACGAAGAGAACTTTCGGAACGGGAAGCGGAGCTTTGGGACGAGAAGGCAATGAGTGGTTTGCTAAGAAGTGACTCAATATTACGGAAGGTAGCGGACAATCTTAGAAGTGCCTTTACATCTCCAGTAGAGGGAATTCCGAGTGGGGAGTTTTCTATGCTCTCACAAATTGGGATTACGACTGGAAGTTATGAGTTTGGTGGGAAATTGTTTATTGATGAAGATAAATTGAGATCTGCCATATCTGAAAGACCTGATGAAGTAACGAGACTTTTCACCCAAACCTCTGAGGATAGGAACATTGCAGAAATGGGTATTGGCCAGAGAGTTTATAGTCAGGTAAATAGTGCAATAAACGAACTAAGGGAAAGGGCAGGTACACCTGGCTCACCAAATATCGACTCTAGTAATATCGGTGAAAGATACAAAAATATGAATGATCAAATCAATAGATGGCAAGACCGTCTTGCTCTCATTGAAAATAGATACTGGAGACAATTCACAGCCATGGAAAGAGCGTTAGCTCAGATGGAATCTCAAAACACATGGATGATGCAAAATATGTTTGGTGGTATGTAA
- a CDS encoding flagellin has protein sequence MRINTNVIALNSHRNLSMNTFNTSKNTERLSSGLRINRAADDAAGLSISEVMRGQIRGLSQAQRNVQDGISFVQTAEGALNEVSAMLTRMKELNVQKDNGTYSDEDKKNIDSELDELGAQIKEIMEKTTFNGINISPAAAAKINIVTDDTGSTIEIDTINAADFNNLSKANGRADIETAIKSVASERGTLGAKQNRLEYTSNNLGTTIENLQASESRIRDTDMALEMMGFTKNNILTQAATAMLAQANQLPQGVLQLIR, from the coding sequence ATGAGAATTAATACAAACGTAATTGCTTTAAACTCTCACCGTAACCTATCAATGAACACGTTTAACACAAGTAAGAACACAGAAAGACTATCTTCTGGATTAAGAATTAACCGTGCAGCAGATGACGCTGCGGGTCTATCCATCTCAGAAGTAATGAGAGGTCAAATTCGTGGTCTTTCACAAGCTCAACGTAACGTACAAGACGGTATTTCATTTGTACAAACAGCAGAGGGTGCTTTGAATGAAGTAAGTGCTATGCTAACGCGTATGAAAGAGTTAAATGTACAGAAAGATAATGGTACTTACTCTGATGAAGACAAAAAGAACATCGACTCAGAATTAGATGAGTTAGGTGCACAAATTAAAGAAATCATGGAAAAAACAACATTTAACGGAATTAATATCAGTCCTGCTGCGGCTGCTAAAATTAATATTGTTACAGACGATACTGGCTCAACTATTGAAATAGATACAATTAATGCAGCTGATTTCAATAACTTATCTAAAGCAAATGGTAGAGCGGATATTGAGACGGCAATCAAGAGTGTAGCTTCTGAAAGAGGTACGCTTGGTGCGAAGCAGAATCGTCTAGAGTATACTTCAAATAACTTAGGGACTACGATTGAAAACCTACAAGCCTCTGAATCCCGTATCCGCGATACAGATATGGCGTTAGAGATGATGGGCTTCACGAAAAACAACATTTTAACTCAGGCTGCCACAGCGATGCTGGCGCAGGCTAATCAGTTACCACAAGGTGTTCTACAGTTAATTAGATAA
- a CDS encoding flagellin has protein sequence MRINTNVIALNSHRNLSMNTFNTSKNTERLSSGLRINRAADDAAGLSISEVMRGQIRGLQQAQRNVQDGISFVQTAEGALNEVSAMLTRMKELNVQKENGTYSDEDKKNIDSELDELGTQIKEIMENTTFNGIKISGAAGTKVEIVTDDGGSKIEINVINAAAFNNLTKASGRALVETAIKSVASERGTLGAKQNRLEYTSNNLGTTIENLQASESRIRDTDMALEMMGFTKNNILTQAATAMLAQANQLPQGVLQLIR, from the coding sequence ATGAGAATTAATACGAATGTCATTGCTTTAAACTCTCACCGTAATCTATCAATGAACACATTTAACACAAGTAAGAACACAGAAAGACTATCTTCTGGATTAAGAATTAACCGTGCAGCAGATGATGCTGCGGGTCTATCCATCTCAGAAGTAATGAGAGGACAAATTCGTGGTCTTCAACAAGCTCAACGTAACGTACAAGATGGTATTTCCTTTGTACAAACAGCAGAGGGTGCTTTGAATGAAGTAAGTGCCATGCTAACACGTATGAAAGAATTAAATGTACAAAAGGAAAATGGTACTTACTCTGATGAGGACAAAAAGAACATTGACTCAGAATTAGATGAGTTAGGTACACAGATTAAAGAAATCATGGAGAATACTACATTTAACGGTATTAAAATCAGTGGTGCTGCAGGCACTAAAGTCGAAATTGTTACAGATGACGGTGGATCAAAGATTGAAATAAATGTAATTAACGCAGCTGCGTTTAATAACTTAACTAAAGCAAGTGGTCGAGCACTTGTTGAAACGGCAATAAAGAGTGTAGCTTCTGAAAGAGGTACACTAGGTGCGAAGCAAAACCGTTTAGAGTATACTTCAAATAACCTAGGAACTACAATTGAAAACCTTCAAGCCTCTGAATCCCGTATCCGTGATACAGATATGGCGTTAGAGATGATGGGCTTCACGAAAAACAACATTTTAACTCAAGCTGCTACAGCGATGCTAGCGCAGGCGAATCAGCTACCACAAGGTGTGCTACAGTTAATTAGATAA
- the flgL gene encoding flagellar hook-associated protein FlgL, producing MRVTQSMLNNNMQSNLRNNLSRLEKVQNHLATGKLINKPSDNPIGISYSMRYRSELAATEQYQSNLNIGLSWLEQTDTMLNQATNIVHRAKDLALSGASSEKNQPARDAIAAEIDELFQQLKDIANSQLNGRYIFNGQKTDQAPYPNDDSYQNASFDKGDISFELSRGIVIQVNVDAGSIFGEVNDADNIFATLANISEALKSGETETVRQLSGNLDSRLETMLNSWSEVGAKTNRVELIDERLKDSNLNLQDLISKTEDADLAEVIMRLKIEESVYQASLASGARIIMPSLIDFLR from the coding sequence ATGAGAGTTACACAGTCGATGCTTAACAATAATATGCAATCCAACTTGAGAAACAATCTATCTCGATTAGAAAAGGTACAGAACCACCTTGCAACTGGGAAATTAATTAATAAGCCTTCAGATAATCCGATTGGAATAAGCTATTCTATGCGATATCGTAGTGAGCTTGCTGCTACTGAGCAATATCAGAGCAATCTTAACATAGGACTCTCATGGCTAGAACAGACAGACACCATGCTTAACCAAGCTACTAACATTGTCCATAGAGCTAAGGACTTAGCACTTAGTGGAGCGTCAAGTGAAAAAAATCAGCCAGCAAGAGATGCTATTGCTGCTGAAATCGACGAATTGTTTCAACAATTGAAGGATATTGCCAACAGTCAATTAAACGGAAGATATATTTTTAATGGTCAGAAAACGGATCAGGCCCCGTACCCTAATGATGATTCCTATCAAAATGCTTCTTTTGATAAAGGAGATATTTCATTTGAATTATCAAGAGGAATAGTCATTCAAGTTAATGTGGATGCAGGAAGCATTTTTGGCGAGGTCAATGATGCTGATAACATTTTTGCAACGTTAGCAAATATTAGTGAAGCTTTAAAATCAGGGGAGACAGAGACTGTTAGGCAGCTTAGTGGAAACTTAGATAGTCGGTTGGAGACTATGCTAAATTCATGGTCAGAGGTTGGGGCTAAGACGAATCGTGTGGAGTTAATTGATGAGCGTTTAAAAGATAGTAACTTGAATCTACAAGATCTAATTTCTAAAACGGAAGATGCAGACCTTGCTGAAGTGATTATGCGTTTAAAAATAGAGGAAAGCGTGTATCAGGCCAGTTTAGCCTCTGGAGCAAGAATTATTATGCCAAGTCTTATCGATTTTCTAAGATAA
- the fliW gene encoding flagellar assembly protein FliW: MVIQTSRFGDIEYSEEQIIHFTKGVLGFEQNKQYLLLPIDEKDTFYFLQSVEDAQLGFFVVNPFLFYADYDFELPIAAVEELNVSSPNDVQIVCILSSTNSLKESTMNLKAPIVLNIANKKAMQVVLENVGYLIKHPLFPDQDETENLKTKAVK, from the coding sequence TTGGTAATACAAACAAGCAGATTCGGTGACATTGAATATTCTGAAGAGCAGATCATTCATTTTACAAAGGGTGTATTAGGATTTGAGCAAAATAAACAATATCTATTACTCCCAATAGATGAAAAAGATACATTTTACTTTCTCCAGTCTGTTGAAGATGCTCAGCTAGGTTTTTTTGTAGTGAACCCATTTCTATTCTATGCTGATTATGATTTTGAGCTTCCTATAGCAGCAGTAGAGGAACTTAACGTATCTTCTCCAAATGATGTTCAAATCGTATGTATTTTATCTAGCACAAACTCTTTAAAGGAGTCAACGATGAATCTCAAGGCTCCAATCGTATTGAATATAGCTAACAAAAAAGCTATGCAGGTTGTACTCGAAAATGTGGGGTATCTCATAAAGCACCCTTTGTTTCCAGATCAAGATGAAACAGAAAATCTTAAAACAAAGGCTGTGAAATAG
- a CDS encoding SRPBCC family protein: MSTNRYGLDLEKCLGAVTRTVTDIVKEGVQSRNVQLERSYDTSANDLWDAVTNQERLKRWFMPVSGELKLGGQYQLEGNAHGTITKCKPQQFFAATWEFGGEVSWIEVRVTPLEDEKARLTLSHICPLNDHWEQYGPAAAGIGWDLAFIGLEVHLSDVFSDSFNEEAFATSAEGNTYIVNVSVDWGRAAIKAGEEPEQATAAAQRTAAFFTGEESQEG; this comes from the coding sequence TTGTCCACAAACAGGTATGGGTTAGATTTGGAGAAGTGTCTTGGAGCTGTTACTCGGACGGTGACAGATATAGTGAAGGAGGGTGTCCAATCTCGCAATGTGCAGCTGGAGCGTTCCTATGACACAAGTGCCAACGATCTTTGGGATGCTGTAACAAATCAAGAGCGATTGAAGCGGTGGTTTATGCCGGTAAGTGGTGAGTTAAAGCTTGGTGGGCAGTACCAGCTGGAAGGAAATGCGCACGGTACGATTACTAAGTGCAAACCCCAACAGTTTTTTGCTGCGACCTGGGAGTTTGGCGGTGAAGTGAGCTGGATCGAGGTGCGTGTCACACCATTGGAAGATGAAAAAGCAAGGCTGACACTTTCACATATTTGTCCCCTAAACGATCACTGGGAGCAATATGGACCTGCAGCGGCAGGTATTGGTTGGGACTTAGCCTTCATTGGACTAGAGGTTCACCTTTCCGATGTCTTTTCTGACTCCTTTAATGAAGAAGCCTTTGCAACCTCTGCTGAGGGAAATACGTATATCGTTAATGTGAGTGTGGATTGGGGGCGAGCAGCAATTAAGGCTGGTGAGGAGCCAGAGCAAGCAACAGCTGCCGCTCAACGCACGGCTGCATTCTTCACGGGCGAAGAGTCTCAGGAGGGCTGA
- the csrA gene encoding carbon storage regulator CsrA yields the protein MLVLTRRKGESIVVDDCIEIAVISVEGDTIKLGIEAPKSISIYRKEIYLQIQKENEQAAKVDIDLNDMKNQSWINKGKQI from the coding sequence ATGCTAGTTCTCACGAGGAGAAAAGGAGAGTCTATCGTTGTTGATGATTGCATTGAAATTGCAGTTATTTCTGTTGAAGGAGATACAATCAAGCTTGGTATAGAAGCACCTAAGAGCATCTCAATATATAGGAAAGAAATTTACCTACAGATTCAGAAGGAAAATGAACAAGCGGCTAAAGTAGATATTGATTTGAATGATATGAAAAATCAAAGCTGGATAAATAAAGGTAAACAAATTTAG
- the hpf gene encoding ribosome hibernation-promoting factor, HPF/YfiA family, with amino-acid sequence MNFNVRGDNIEVTPALKDYVEKKIGRLDRYFSTEFTSDINVTLKVIKDLHKVEVTIPMPKLLLRAEESNTDMYAAIDVVVEKLERQIRKHKTKVNRKLRNDDSVKYMFADTVQNGEAVEEEDEIEIVRTKRFDLKPMNAEEAVLQMDLLGHNFFVFNDAEGDIVSVVYKRKDGRYGLIQPEA; translated from the coding sequence ATGAACTTTAACGTAAGAGGAGACAACATTGAAGTTACTCCAGCCTTAAAGGATTATGTTGAAAAGAAAATAGGGAGATTAGATCGTTATTTTTCGACAGAATTCACCTCCGATATTAATGTAACACTAAAGGTTATCAAGGACCTTCATAAGGTAGAGGTAACCATTCCAATGCCAAAGCTTTTACTTCGCGCAGAGGAAAGCAACACAGATATGTATGCAGCCATCGATGTGGTTGTGGAGAAGCTAGAGAGACAAATTAGAAAGCATAAAACAAAAGTAAATCGAAAATTACGTAATGACGATAGCGTGAAATATATGTTTGCTGACACGGTCCAGAATGGAGAGGCCGTTGAAGAAGAGGATGAGATCGAAATTGTGCGTACGAAACGCTTTGATCTTAAGCCGATGAACGCCGAAGAGGCTGTTCTCCAAATGGATTTACTAGGTCATAACTTCTTCGTCTTTAATGACGCTGAGGGTGACATTGTAAGTGTCGTGTATAAGCGTAAGGATGGACGCTACGGGTTAATTCAGCCTGAAGCTTAA
- a CDS encoding flagellin yields MRINTNVIALNSHRNLSMNTFNTSKNTERLSSGLRINRAADDAAGLSISEVMRGQIRGLSQAQRNVQDGISFVQTAEGALNEVSAMLTRMKELNVQKANGTYSPDDLKNINSELDELGAQIDEIMTKTTFNGINISGAGGAISIVTDDGGSKIDIDRIVTTGFAGLDNEDDLDAIETAITNVASQRGTLGAKQNRLEYTSNNLGTTIENLQASESRIRDTDMALEMMGFTKNNILTQAATAMLAQANQLPQGVLQLIR; encoded by the coding sequence ATGAGAATTAATACGAACGTAATTGCTTTAAACTCTCATCGTAATCTATCGATGAACACGTTTAACACAAGTAAGAACACAGAAAGACTATCTTCTGGATTGAGAATCAACCGTGCGGCAGATGACGCTGCAGGTCTATCCATCTCAGAAGTAATGAGAGGTCAGATTCGTGGTCTTTCACAAGCTCAACGTAACGTACAAGATGGTATTTCATTTGTACAAACAGCAGAGGGTGCGTTAAATGAAGTAAGTGCCATGCTAACACGTATGAAAGAATTAAATGTACAAAAAGCTAATGGTACCTACTCTCCTGATGATCTTAAAAACATTAACTCAGAATTAGATGAGCTAGGTGCACAAATTGATGAAATTATGACCAAGACCACGTTTAACGGAATTAACATTAGTGGTGCTGGTGGTGCTATTTCAATCGTTACTGACGATGGTGGTTCAAAAATTGATATAGATAGAATTGTTACAACTGGTTTTGCTGGTCTAGATAATGAAGATGACTTGGATGCTATTGAAACGGCAATAACAAATGTAGCTTCACAAAGGGGTACACTAGGTGCGAAGCAAAACCGTCTAGAGTATACGTCTAACAACCTAGGGACTACAATTGAAAACCTTCAAGCGTCTGAGTCACGTATTCGTGATACAGATATGGCGTTAGAGATGATGGGCTTCACTAAAAACAACATTTTAACTCAAGCTGCCACAGCGATGCTCGCGCAGGCTAATCAGCTACCGCAGGGAGTTCTACAGTTAATTAGATAA